A genomic region of Oceaniferula marina contains the following coding sequences:
- a CDS encoding LacI family DNA-binding transcriptional regulator, which produces MSQKTKKSRKQNEHSTMTDLAAETGLSKMTISRVFTGSVNVRKSTKEKVMAAAKKLGYEYNALAGNFASGRSRLIGVAVDVSNLMGSRYFAHLFKGAHGYLEDAGYRSVIFDTGSEEFADGRRLSRLIDQRRVEGMLAFAPPSNQAEFISSFSKAATSILVIGGRATNGQVPWVDLDNYHAMELLVNHLAKLGHQKIGFIEGPEQIVDATERSNAFHTIRQQLKLPWHNDWLQSGEFSYGAGREAAHRILSLSNPPTAIIAANDYSALGACEAVRAYGMLPGKEISIAGIDGHEIAAEAEPAITTVTQPLEQMGEHAAMVLLKQIEKQDMSPDEATTIFKGKLIARPSTGPAPK; this is translated from the coding sequence ATGAGCCAAAAAACAAAAAAATCACGCAAACAAAACGAGCACTCAACTATGACCGACCTCGCTGCAGAGACAGGCTTGTCCAAAATGACGATCTCACGAGTCTTCACGGGGTCGGTCAATGTGAGGAAGAGCACGAAAGAGAAGGTAATGGCTGCGGCCAAAAAACTAGGCTACGAATACAACGCTTTAGCGGGTAATTTTGCCTCAGGTCGTTCCCGCTTAATCGGCGTCGCCGTAGATGTTAGTAATCTAATGGGAAGCCGCTATTTCGCCCACTTGTTCAAAGGCGCTCATGGTTATCTAGAAGATGCGGGCTACCGCTCTGTCATCTTTGACACCGGATCAGAAGAATTTGCAGACGGGAGGCGACTCTCTCGCTTAATCGACCAGCGGCGCGTGGAAGGCATGCTCGCCTTCGCGCCACCATCCAATCAAGCCGAATTCATTTCCAGCTTCAGCAAGGCTGCTACTTCCATTCTTGTCATTGGCGGACGAGCAACAAACGGCCAAGTACCATGGGTTGATCTGGATAATTACCACGCCATGGAACTCCTCGTTAACCACCTCGCTAAACTGGGACACCAAAAAATAGGCTTCATTGAAGGCCCGGAACAAATCGTCGATGCCACGGAGCGATCGAATGCTTTTCATACCATCCGGCAACAGCTCAAACTCCCATGGCACAATGATTGGCTCCAATCAGGGGAATTCAGTTATGGTGCCGGGAGAGAAGCCGCACACCGTATCTTGAGCCTATCCAACCCTCCCACGGCTATCATTGCAGCCAACGACTACAGTGCTCTGGGAGCCTGTGAAGCCGTGCGCGCTTATGGTATGCTGCCAGGAAAGGAAATCAGCATCGCTGGAATTGATGGCCATGAAATTGCAGCCGAAGCCGAACCTGCCATCACCACGGTCACCCAGCCACTGGAACAAATGGGTGAACATGCAGCGATGGTCCTGCTCAAGCAGATCGAAAAACAAGATATGAGTCCGGACGAAGCCACCACTATCTTCAAGGGCAAACTCATCGCCCGCCCCTCGACAGGTCCAGCGCCCAAGTAA
- a CDS encoding sulfatase family protein, protein MPNILFIFSDDHAVRTISAYAGKNGINQTPNIDRIANEGAVFTRSFCGNSICQPSRASILTGKHSHKNGVLSNGSRWDNQQQIFTRLLSAGGYQTAMIGKWHMHPTPSTEFDYHCTLTGNGGQGRYYNPEFINHDGKTETVMGYSTDVITSKSIAWLEGRDKSKPFMLMTQFKSPHTNVMPALRHLDKYKDVTFPAPASYHSDNKGRIDYLDHTWMKMHGMKAPDVLKTGPAKGTYSLAVENKASQRTRKNHKTSNLPKYYSYMTPKQLDAWHAHYDPINAEYGRRLAAGMVSEEEQAEFPYQRYLKDYLRCVHAVDENVGRLLKYLDDKGLTENTIVIYSSDQGFFLGENGWTDKRLMDEVTMQMPFIIRWPKVIKASQRIDSMIQNIDYAPTFLEIAGLKVPKDIQGRSLLPILKGKTPSDWRTSLYYSYHQAGAYNLPRIEGVRGERYKLIRYYDHPKLKLGEQWELFDLENDPAEQNSLAKDPEYAEVIQTMRKELKTLREQYGVEGVSNQ, encoded by the coding sequence ATGCCGAACATTTTGTTTATCTTTTCCGACGACCATGCAGTGCGTACAATTTCTGCTTACGCTGGGAAAAATGGAATCAATCAGACGCCGAATATTGATCGTATTGCCAATGAGGGGGCTGTTTTCACACGAAGCTTCTGTGGTAATTCCATCTGTCAACCGAGTCGGGCATCTATTCTGACCGGAAAGCACAGTCACAAGAATGGTGTGCTGAGCAATGGCTCAAGGTGGGATAACCAGCAACAGATATTTACGCGTCTATTAAGTGCGGGTGGATATCAGACCGCGATGATTGGGAAGTGGCATATGCACCCTACGCCCTCAACGGAGTTTGACTACCACTGCACACTCACTGGGAATGGTGGGCAAGGGCGTTATTATAATCCTGAGTTTATCAATCATGATGGGAAAACGGAAACTGTCATGGGTTACTCAACAGACGTGATTACGTCGAAGTCGATTGCGTGGCTCGAAGGTCGAGATAAGTCAAAACCCTTTATGCTGATGACTCAGTTTAAATCTCCCCACACCAATGTCATGCCGGCGTTACGCCATCTGGACAAGTATAAGGACGTGACCTTCCCAGCTCCTGCAAGTTACCACTCGGATAACAAGGGGCGGATCGATTACCTTGACCACACTTGGATGAAGATGCACGGTATGAAAGCTCCGGATGTTTTAAAGACAGGACCAGCCAAAGGGACGTATTCGCTTGCCGTAGAAAACAAGGCTTCTCAGCGAACCCGGAAGAATCACAAAACGTCAAATTTGCCTAAGTACTATTCTTACATGACGCCCAAGCAGTTGGATGCCTGGCATGCCCATTACGATCCGATCAATGCTGAATACGGTCGTCGTTTAGCTGCTGGTATGGTAAGCGAGGAGGAACAGGCTGAGTTTCCCTATCAGCGGTATCTCAAGGATTACCTGCGTTGTGTGCATGCGGTGGATGAAAATGTGGGCCGATTACTCAAGTATCTCGATGACAAAGGGCTCACGGAAAACACGATCGTTATTTACAGTTCGGATCAAGGGTTCTTTTTGGGGGAGAATGGCTGGACCGATAAACGCCTCATGGATGAGGTCACGATGCAGATGCCATTTATCATTCGCTGGCCGAAGGTGATCAAGGCAAGTCAGAGGATTGATTCCATGATTCAGAACATCGACTACGCACCGACGTTCCTCGAAATTGCCGGATTGAAGGTTCCGAAAGACATCCAAGGTCGTTCGCTGTTGCCGATATTGAAAGGAAAGACACCATCTGACTGGAGGACGTCACTTTACTACAGTTACCATCAAGCGGGTGCTTACAATTTACCCAGGATCGAAGGGGTGCGCGGCGAGCGTTACAAGCTGATCCGCTACTACGATCACCCGAAACTCAAACTGGGCGAACAGTGGGAGTTGTTTGATCTTGAAAACGACCCGGCCGAACAGAATTCTCTAGCCAAGGACCCTGAATACGCCGAGGTGATACAAACAATGCGTAAAGAGCTGAAGACTCTTCGTGAACAATACGGTGTGGAGGGCGTATCCAATCAATAA
- a CDS encoding MFS transporter, with product MKHIPRHPVSATDRISNQQLVAYGLGGLIPIALFNIAGQLMGLIGNIGLGLSAFWLGVVLIIPRLWDAVSDPVMGHFSDNIRTRWGRRRPFLLMGGIAVALSFVLMWWVPKGPAIEAWFGSEAAYEWFQLGYILVFLLIFFTACTIFEIPHGALGMEMSKDPHERTRLFGAKSFWGNLFAMGTPWLFALANLDFFKGTGGNEADGMRWVSMLIAVVLIPLSIWWFVVCKEPGFERVQKQKKEGFWHNMKVAVKNQTFRRLVVIIFALAMGFNFVGLLNYYITIFYLYGGDKAAAGPLLGINGTIWAVTGLLAVFPLNWVGRSLGKKWTLALAIGLMSLAQLSKIVCYNPSSPYLVIIPTVLLSAGMLMFFTMGSSMLGDICDEDDLATGTRSEGSYYSVYWWFIKLGTAFASFVTGSLIVLSQFDEKQTKGVDELEGAVKKAQEQFEKENRESASGQLEQAKKISSELIAHFSEKGDAFPHSRDHYDLLIEQTQSVNHQLDHMLGSQTEDPVSAASFVGLTDQIEPITQQTPTALLRLRIFEIGLPLVLCVVSFWLLRFYPLTDKRSYEVKHLLEERNKLGEEEE from the coding sequence ATGAAGCATATACCACGACATCCAGTCTCAGCGACTGATCGAATATCCAACCAGCAGTTGGTTGCCTATGGCCTGGGGGGACTGATCCCGATTGCCTTGTTTAATATTGCAGGGCAGTTGATGGGGTTGATTGGCAACATCGGTCTAGGCCTGAGTGCATTCTGGTTAGGTGTGGTGCTGATTATTCCACGCTTGTGGGATGCTGTTTCAGATCCCGTGATGGGGCACTTTTCCGATAACATTCGGACCCGGTGGGGGAGACGTCGTCCCTTTTTGCTGATGGGTGGAATTGCCGTGGCTCTGAGTTTTGTGCTCATGTGGTGGGTTCCCAAAGGCCCGGCTATCGAGGCGTGGTTTGGTAGTGAAGCTGCCTATGAATGGTTTCAGTTAGGTTACATTCTTGTCTTCCTGCTGATCTTCTTTACGGCATGCACTATTTTTGAAATTCCACATGGCGCGCTGGGTATGGAGATGTCAAAAGACCCGCATGAACGAACCCGGCTTTTTGGGGCCAAAAGCTTTTGGGGCAACCTTTTTGCCATGGGCACCCCCTGGCTTTTTGCCCTAGCCAATCTTGATTTCTTCAAAGGCACGGGAGGTAATGAGGCGGATGGGATGCGTTGGGTATCCATGCTCATTGCCGTGGTGCTAATCCCTCTGTCAATCTGGTGGTTTGTGGTTTGCAAGGAGCCTGGTTTTGAGCGGGTTCAAAAGCAAAAGAAGGAGGGGTTTTGGCATAACATGAAAGTGGCGGTAAAAAACCAGACCTTTCGCCGTCTTGTGGTCATCATTTTTGCTCTGGCGATGGGGTTTAATTTTGTTGGCTTGCTCAACTACTACATCACCATCTTCTATCTCTATGGTGGGGATAAAGCTGCGGCGGGCCCCCTGTTGGGGATCAACGGCACAATCTGGGCTGTTACCGGCTTGCTGGCAGTTTTTCCTCTTAATTGGGTTGGACGGAGTCTGGGAAAAAAGTGGACGCTGGCCTTGGCGATTGGACTCATGAGCCTGGCCCAGCTTTCGAAAATCGTCTGTTATAACCCAAGCTCACCGTATCTTGTCATTATTCCAACTGTTCTGCTTTCCGCCGGCATGCTGATGTTTTTTACCATGGGATCATCCATGCTGGGTGATATCTGTGATGAGGATGATTTGGCAACGGGAACCCGATCTGAAGGCAGTTATTATTCCGTCTACTGGTGGTTCATCAAACTCGGCACGGCTTTTGCCAGTTTTGTGACTGGCTCGCTGATTGTTCTCTCCCAGTTTGATGAGAAGCAAACCAAAGGGGTGGATGAACTGGAGGGGGCAGTCAAAAAGGCCCAGGAGCAATTTGAAAAAGAGAATCGGGAGTCGGCAAGCGGGCAACTCGAGCAAGCGAAGAAGATCTCATCTGAACTGATCGCTCATTTTTCAGAAAAGGGGGATGCGTTCCCGCACAGCCGGGATCATTACGACCTTCTTATCGAACAGACACAATCCGTCAACCATCAGCTTGACCATATGCTAGGGAGCCAAACCGAGGATCCGGTTTCCGCAGCATCCTTTGTCGGACTGACCGATCAGATCGAGCCGATCACGCAGCAGACGCCGACCGCTTTGCTGAGGCTTCGCATCTTTGAAATTGGCTTGCCGCTGGTGCTATGCGTGGTGTCATTTTGGCTGCTTCGCTTTTATCCGTTGACAGACAAGAGATCCTACGAAGTCAAACATTTGCTCGAAGAACGAAATAAACTGGGAGAGGAGGAAGAATGA
- a CDS encoding glucoamylase family protein — protein MVPLLAGLAGVSGLSACKKVEKNEEVTVAQASASSDAVSAEDDAFLADLERRCYRYFEETADPDTGLIADRWKADGSDTWDTAGIAATGFGLTGHAIAVKRGWITKDEGIARSRKVLLFMRDKVEHKRGFYYQFINRSTGEREPNSPASTIDNALFVVGALTTAEAFPDSDIPAIANEIYNRMDWAWMLDGNEFLQHGWKPEEGFLKAEWKTYCEHMVLLLLAVGAEKNPIPPACWDVWERGPLLEFQGEKFAHYPPLFIHQYSQAYFDFQNYKDKHLDYWRNSQLATLAQIDYMKRLAEAYPDQMGHYSDDLWGLTASDGPDGYKDWGAPYKDPRLRPWRGVDGTLVPSAPGGSLAICPEPSIHTLKVQKDRFGDQVYGRYGFANAHNPRTGWVSEYCLAIDTGITLLMAENTRSGYVWNTFMKHPAAVRAFERAGFKNIQKPNK, from the coding sequence ATGGTTCCATTATTAGCAGGATTAGCAGGAGTAAGCGGACTTTCTGCTTGTAAGAAAGTTGAAAAAAACGAGGAAGTGACAGTCGCGCAAGCCTCTGCTTCTTCTGATGCTGTATCGGCGGAAGATGATGCTTTTCTCGCCGACCTCGAACGCCGATGTTATCGCTATTTCGAAGAAACGGCAGATCCTGATACTGGCTTGATTGCTGACCGCTGGAAAGCCGATGGCTCGGATACCTGGGACACGGCGGGTATCGCGGCCACTGGGTTTGGCCTTACGGGTCATGCCATTGCCGTCAAACGTGGCTGGATCACCAAGGATGAAGGGATTGCCCGTTCTAGGAAAGTCCTGCTCTTTATGCGCGACAAGGTGGAGCATAAACGTGGTTTTTACTATCAGTTCATCAACCGAAGCACGGGAGAACGTGAGCCGAACTCTCCGGCATCGACGATTGATAATGCGCTCTTTGTTGTAGGTGCTCTGACGACTGCGGAGGCATTCCCTGATAGTGATATTCCAGCCATTGCCAATGAGATCTATAACCGAATGGACTGGGCATGGATGTTGGATGGAAATGAGTTTCTTCAGCATGGCTGGAAGCCTGAAGAGGGGTTTCTCAAAGCCGAGTGGAAAACCTATTGTGAGCACATGGTGCTTCTCTTGTTAGCCGTGGGAGCGGAAAAGAACCCCATTCCACCCGCATGCTGGGATGTCTGGGAGCGTGGTCCATTACTTGAATTTCAAGGTGAGAAATTTGCCCATTACCCACCGCTCTTTATTCATCAATACTCACAGGCGTATTTTGATTTTCAAAATTACAAAGACAAACACCTCGATTACTGGAGGAATTCCCAACTTGCGACCTTGGCTCAAATCGATTACATGAAACGCTTGGCCGAAGCTTATCCGGACCAAATGGGCCACTACAGTGATGATTTGTGGGGTCTGACCGCTTCCGACGGCCCGGATGGTTACAAGGACTGGGGGGCTCCCTACAAAGATCCTCGCTTGCGGCCGTGGCGTGGGGTTGACGGCACACTCGTACCTTCCGCGCCAGGCGGGTCGTTGGCGATTTGTCCGGAGCCGTCGATTCACACGCTGAAAGTCCAAAAAGATCGCTTCGGCGATCAAGTTTACGGCCGTTACGGCTTTGCCAACGCTCATAACCCACGGACGGGCTGGGTCAGTGAATATTGCCTCGCCATCGATACCGGAATCACCTTGTTGATGGCGGAAAACACACGATCCGGATACGTCTGGAACACCTTTATGAAGCACCCTGCGGCGGTTCGTGCCTTTGAACGCGCTGGTTTCAAAAACATTCAAAAACCAAACAAATAA
- a CDS encoding GH36-type glycosyl hydrolase domain-containing protein: protein MTQSVLEIKRDCQTSTTLAKHEQLLAHTLGDPSGLHFQFLSGGRLHAVRYGAEFLLNLMLGCPLSGSLQRLYVELDTAGQRRVVTVMGPGSQAEFAMDASRAQWRVVDGDTTIVTTLRIHDSGKGWDLIVAVDNQADAPITWRAFHGLDVGLSHVGALRINEAYASQYLDHRALDHADYGKVVASRQNLEVDGKHPVMLQACLSGCAELATDGRDVFGGPLERSNLLPLRMREGSQRMPGVKQGEMSYVAMLSDDLSAAAGARSSCQFVGVLIEDHQEPTSDETLHHLDQVCSADGADRPVEAVFSRSQRSLFDAPNVVHGVDMLDDELKVFYPDAWSLEERSPEGTLWSFFTGDDARHVVTLAKESLMGRPHGTILRSGAGDFPAPEQLSSTCFAAGIFHSLLSAGHVSFNRMLSFPREACGLMTASGQRIWMANDQEGETKWSLLGAPSVFEMGMTMARWIYVLPERTVEVVSYVDDEKSECGLDIRVISGADTEFLITSGLIGGIAEYDAPAQLDIDTSRALVRLTSAPDSMWRQLDTESSFVLQAEDPESVADISGAEALGGSSSHAMLVVQTKSVNSARFTMRAELGVTDGFDGERWTQMASALKFKGDTPEVERLNNIVPWFVHNGMIHFTVPHGIEQYNGGAWGSRDVTQGSVELLLSFGRYTSCRRVLIDVYRHQYAEGHHWPQWFMLEPFGEIMQSHSHGDIPMWPIKSLCDYLEITSDFAIFDEPVPWTNPDGSQSSQVTTFKDHVQKNLTWLREHCVPGTALISYGDGDWNDSLQPAKAELKENLVSSWSVALCYQTVSRLAEVSRQSGISFDGLDGFADAIRRDFHDRLIIDGTVCGFYLFDGHGHGQGTPLLHPQDDQTGIHYRLLPMTRSMIGGLFTADEAEHHNRLIEEHLLAADGARLMDRPPRYKGGQNDMFQRAETSPCFSREIGIFYTHAHLRYIEAMARLGKADEMWTAIGKVNPAGIGDSVPNALPRQANAYFSSSDAAVATRYEADENYASIKSGDIPVEGGWRIYSSGPGIFLQVVMSCMVGIRRRYDHVEIDPVLPRCLDGLEVVAPWGDRSLNITFKIKGNVSGPESVKLNGSLLEPVGRTENPYRKGGWVIDGKSFDALFQEEGNELEIQL, encoded by the coding sequence ATGACTCAATCTGTCTTAGAGATCAAACGAGACTGCCAGACCTCGACAACACTAGCGAAACACGAGCAGTTGCTTGCTCATACATTGGGTGACCCATCAGGTCTTCATTTTCAGTTTCTTTCTGGTGGTCGATTGCATGCGGTCCGCTATGGTGCGGAGTTTTTACTGAACCTGATGCTGGGCTGTCCATTGTCAGGGAGCTTGCAACGGCTCTATGTCGAGTTGGATACCGCTGGGCAACGGCGTGTCGTCACCGTGATGGGGCCCGGATCCCAGGCCGAGTTTGCGATGGATGCCAGCCGGGCTCAATGGCGGGTTGTCGACGGTGATACGACGATTGTGACCACACTTAGAATCCATGATTCGGGTAAGGGCTGGGATTTGATTGTGGCCGTTGACAATCAGGCGGACGCTCCGATTACTTGGCGGGCGTTTCATGGTCTGGATGTCGGGTTGTCCCATGTTGGGGCCTTGAGGATCAATGAGGCCTATGCCAGCCAGTATCTCGACCATCGTGCGCTTGATCATGCCGATTATGGCAAGGTGGTGGCGAGCCGTCAAAACCTCGAAGTGGACGGGAAACATCCGGTGATGCTTCAGGCTTGCTTGAGCGGATGCGCAGAACTCGCCACTGATGGGCGGGATGTTTTTGGCGGACCGCTCGAACGGTCTAACCTGTTGCCCCTGCGCATGCGCGAGGGCTCACAACGTATGCCCGGGGTCAAACAAGGTGAAATGTCTTATGTCGCTATGCTCTCGGATGATCTTTCGGCTGCTGCGGGAGCTCGTTCAAGCTGTCAATTTGTGGGCGTCTTGATTGAAGATCACCAAGAACCTACGTCGGATGAAACTTTGCACCATCTCGATCAAGTGTGCTCTGCCGATGGCGCAGATCGACCGGTCGAGGCCGTGTTTTCCAGAAGTCAGCGATCCCTGTTTGATGCACCGAACGTGGTCCACGGAGTGGACATGCTGGACGATGAGCTGAAGGTGTTTTATCCGGATGCGTGGAGCCTTGAGGAACGTTCGCCAGAGGGGACATTGTGGTCATTCTTCACGGGTGATGATGCAAGGCATGTTGTGACCCTCGCCAAGGAATCATTGATGGGCCGGCCTCATGGCACGATTTTACGTTCCGGAGCTGGTGATTTCCCCGCACCGGAACAATTATCCAGCACCTGCTTCGCTGCGGGGATCTTTCATTCGTTACTGAGTGCCGGACACGTATCGTTTAACCGTATGCTTAGTTTCCCCCGTGAGGCCTGTGGCCTGATGACGGCGTCGGGGCAGCGTATCTGGATGGCCAATGATCAAGAGGGCGAAACCAAATGGTCTCTCCTGGGGGCTCCTTCTGTGTTTGAAATGGGAATGACCATGGCCCGTTGGATTTACGTTTTGCCGGAACGAACCGTGGAGGTTGTTTCCTACGTGGATGATGAGAAAAGTGAGTGTGGCTTGGATATCAGGGTGATTTCCGGAGCCGATACTGAGTTCCTCATTACCAGTGGCTTGATTGGTGGTATTGCCGAATACGATGCCCCCGCGCAACTGGATATCGACACCAGCCGTGCGTTGGTTCGATTAACTTCCGCTCCTGATAGTATGTGGCGACAACTTGATACCGAGTCATCCTTTGTTCTGCAGGCTGAAGACCCGGAATCAGTCGCCGATATTTCAGGCGCTGAAGCGCTTGGCGGAAGTAGCTCGCATGCGATGCTCGTGGTGCAAACAAAGTCCGTGAATAGCGCACGCTTCACCATGAGGGCCGAGTTGGGGGTAACGGATGGTTTTGATGGTGAACGTTGGACGCAAATGGCGAGTGCCCTGAAGTTTAAAGGGGATACGCCTGAGGTTGAACGCCTGAATAACATTGTTCCTTGGTTCGTACACAACGGTATGATCCACTTTACTGTTCCCCACGGGATTGAACAATACAACGGAGGCGCTTGGGGGAGTCGGGATGTGACGCAGGGATCTGTGGAATTGCTCCTGTCCTTTGGTCGATATACCAGCTGCCGGCGTGTCCTCATTGATGTGTATCGTCACCAATACGCAGAGGGGCACCACTGGCCGCAGTGGTTTATGTTGGAACCATTTGGCGAGATCATGCAGTCCCATAGCCACGGTGACATTCCGATGTGGCCGATCAAGTCACTCTGCGACTATCTTGAAATAACTTCCGACTTCGCCATTTTTGACGAACCCGTGCCATGGACCAACCCCGATGGAAGTCAGTCGAGTCAAGTCACGACCTTCAAAGACCACGTCCAGAAAAATCTCACTTGGTTGCGTGAGCACTGCGTGCCAGGTACCGCATTGATCAGTTATGGAGACGGCGACTGGAATGACTCCCTGCAACCTGCAAAAGCGGAACTCAAGGAGAATCTTGTCAGTTCATGGTCGGTCGCTTTGTGTTACCAGACGGTCAGCCGTCTAGCAGAAGTCTCACGCCAGAGCGGCATCTCCTTCGATGGCCTGGATGGCTTCGCCGATGCAATCCGCCGCGACTTTCATGATCGTTTGATCATTGATGGGACTGTCTGCGGTTTTTACCTCTTTGATGGTCATGGGCATGGGCAGGGGACACCACTTCTCCACCCACAGGACGACCAGACTGGGATTCATTACCGACTTCTTCCCATGACACGTTCCATGATTGGTGGGCTTTTCACTGCGGATGAAGCAGAACATCACAACCGCTTGATCGAAGAACATCTGCTGGCTGCGGATGGAGCCCGTTTGATGGATCGGCCACCCCGGTACAAGGGGGGGCAGAATGATATGTTCCAACGCGCGGAAACGAGCCCCTGCTTTTCCCGTGAAATTGGAATTTTCTACACCCACGCGCACTTGCGCTATATCGAGGCGATGGCCCGTCTGGGTAAAGCGGATGAGATGTGGACGGCCATAGGGAAAGTCAACCCGGCCGGGATTGGCGATTCCGTGCCTAATGCCTTGCCTCGTCAAGCCAATGCTTACTTCTCGAGCTCCGACGCTGCGGTGGCCACCCGCTATGAAGCGGATGAAAACTACGCGTCTATCAAGTCGGGAGATATTCCCGTCGAAGGAGGATGGCGCATCTATTCCAGCGGTCCGGGAATCTTTCTTCAGGTTGTCATGAGCTGTATGGTCGGGATCCGTCGCCGTTATGATCACGTCGAGATCGACCCGGTGCTCCCCCGTTGTCTGGACGGACTTGAAGTCGTGGCCCCATGGGGTGACAGATCGTTGAATATCACCTTCAAGATCAAAGGTAATGTGAGCGGACCCGAATCGGTGAAGCTGAATGGCTCGCTACTCGAGCCAGTGGGGAGAACGGAAAACCCATACCGCAAGGGAGGCTGGGTGATTGATGGTAAGAGCTTTGACGCTCTTTTTCAAGAAGAAGGTAACGAACTCGAAATCCAACTTTAA
- a CDS encoding right-handed parallel beta-helix repeat-containing protein — translation MKNTIIAVFSAMMILPVFGEVVVSVNEGESAREMIQKSIDSLPKEGGSIFIPAGRYELDGMVHINRSNVTLRGETGTLLVLGDAVKQPNILIGSDAAHPDPKKKIKHITIANLELDGNKDRQDSEYHPTKPWLRNNTIDIRGVDDLRVENVDCHHARSGGIVASWGCERIWIRGSSFHHNFFDGIALYTSDGIMVSDFYCYENKSAGLSLDNKLKNVTFTNGHIYKNNDCAIFARDCTAVNFRNLNIHDNGEHGAFLAHQVYPEGHKKENQIVPDSGMHDCSFTSCSFTNNGGHGVCFSSSSKMSSGNSIIGCLFSHNKESAVSNVEEGFLVQSGNIEQKKGDYRPIKKTPAKGQ, via the coding sequence ATGAAAAATACAATAATTGCGGTGTTTTCCGCTATGATGATACTTCCCGTTTTTGGTGAAGTCGTTGTGAGTGTCAATGAGGGAGAAAGTGCCCGCGAAATGATTCAGAAATCGATTGATTCTCTACCCAAAGAAGGTGGCTCCATCTTTATTCCTGCGGGTCGTTACGAACTTGACGGTATGGTGCATATCAATCGCTCAAACGTCACACTACGCGGAGAAACGGGGACCTTGTTGGTACTCGGTGATGCCGTCAAACAGCCGAATATTCTCATAGGTAGCGATGCCGCACATCCAGATCCTAAGAAGAAGATTAAACATATCACGATTGCCAACCTTGAGTTAGACGGGAATAAAGACAGGCAGGATAGTGAATACCATCCGACCAAACCATGGCTCCGGAATAACACGATCGATATCCGTGGCGTCGATGACTTGCGGGTTGAAAATGTGGACTGCCATCACGCTCGGAGCGGGGGGATCGTTGCCAGCTGGGGGTGTGAGCGGATCTGGATCCGTGGATCATCGTTCCACCATAACTTTTTCGATGGCATCGCCCTCTACACGAGTGACGGCATCATGGTGTCGGATTTCTACTGTTATGAAAATAAATCAGCTGGACTCAGTTTGGACAACAAGCTGAAGAATGTCACCTTCACCAACGGTCATATTTATAAAAACAATGATTGTGCCATCTTTGCCCGGGACTGCACGGCGGTGAATTTTCGTAATCTAAACATCCACGACAATGGCGAACATGGTGCTTTTTTAGCCCATCAAGTTTACCCGGAGGGGCATAAGAAGGAAAATCAAATCGTGCCCGACAGCGGAATGCACGATTGTTCATTTACGTCCTGTTCCTTTACCAACAACGGCGGCCATGGAGTGTGTTTTTCTTCCTCCTCGAAGATGTCCAGTGGGAATAGCATTATCGGATGCCTTTTCAGCCATAACAAGGAGTCGGCCGTGAGCAATGTGGAAGAGGGCTTTCTGGTGCAATCTGGAAACATCGAGCAGAAGAAAGGGGACTATCGCCCAATCAAAAAAACACCAGCGAAAGGGCAATAA